One genomic region from Gemmatimonadota bacterium encodes:
- a CDS encoding glycosyltransferase family 4 protein translates to MPHTRLHVVHVCRRFSGSSGGTTTSVRQFQSALGGQVVAFQDAGDDVGNPDVVSVRCDPGWLGQTYGWADHRALASARCVLDRADLVVCHMLLQYHAQWAAKHARELGIPYWIVPHGTLDPYVFSYRAMRKRWWMKLVGERLVHESARVLFATRRECAKAESVVGPLHNTSTLPWPVQSIPLADKAERRAAIRRTLGIPESERVLLYVGRLQRMKRLMETVSAVGGAPHHGVSLIVVGPDGDLKRSEMEELCRTRGWSNIRFMGPVYGNELFDFYKAADGFISLSMKENFGHSVAEALATGLPIILSPSIDLVPEISDVHCGWMLASTSEETVAGAIHDFWSASPELLAELGARGRRWVRTVLSPAAFEEQLRRLARIDVSRYRGDTERVEDGNPV, encoded by the coding sequence GTGCCCCACACACGATTACATGTCGTTCACGTCTGTAGACGCTTCTCTGGATCGAGCGGTGGCACGACCACGTCGGTCCGTCAGTTCCAGTCGGCGTTGGGAGGCCAGGTCGTGGCGTTTCAAGACGCGGGTGACGACGTCGGCAACCCAGACGTGGTATCCGTCCGGTGCGATCCAGGCTGGCTGGGACAAACGTACGGGTGGGCGGATCATCGCGCTTTAGCAAGCGCCCGGTGCGTGCTGGACCGAGCTGACCTTGTCGTCTGCCACATGCTACTGCAGTACCACGCACAGTGGGCAGCGAAACATGCGCGGGAACTCGGAATACCGTATTGGATCGTTCCACACGGTACTCTGGACCCATATGTGTTTTCGTATCGCGCCATGCGAAAGCGTTGGTGGATGAAGTTGGTTGGCGAACGGCTCGTCCACGAGTCAGCGCGAGTTCTTTTTGCCACGCGGCGCGAATGTGCAAAGGCTGAATCGGTCGTCGGACCGCTGCACAATACATCAACGCTGCCGTGGCCCGTGCAAAGTATCCCCCTGGCCGACAAGGCTGAACGACGCGCAGCGATCCGCCGAACGCTCGGCATTCCAGAATCGGAACGTGTACTGCTGTATGTCGGCAGACTGCAGCGCATGAAGCGATTGATGGAAACGGTCAGCGCTGTTGGTGGTGCGCCGCATCACGGTGTATCCCTTATTGTGGTGGGTCCGGATGGCGATTTGAAGCGATCAGAGATGGAGGAATTGTGTCGAACCAGAGGCTGGTCAAATATCCGTTTCATGGGTCCCGTATACGGGAACGAACTGTTCGATTTCTACAAAGCTGCAGACGGTTTTATATCGCTCTCGATGAAAGAGAATTTTGGTCACAGTGTGGCCGAAGCGCTTGCGACGGGGCTACCAATCATCCTCTCGCCGAGTATAGATCTAGTTCCAGAGATTTCGGATGTCCACTGTGGCTGGATGCTCGCATCAACGAGCGAAGAGACTGTTGCGGGCGCGATACACGACTTCTGGAGCGCCTCACCCGAGTTACTTGCGGAATTGGGCGCTCGTGGTCGGCGTTGGGTTCGCACGGTACTTTCCCCGGCGGCATTTGAAGAACAACTACGACGGCTCGCGCGCATCGACGTGAGTCGTTACAGGGGAGATACGGAACGGGTCGAGGATGGCAACCCCGTGTGA
- a CDS encoding GNVR domain-containing protein, which yields MFRRTTYTATAWFRPQSQPSQTQSIAGLASQFGLVLPLGGSGMTPQAYADLATAREVLRPVSLSSYTYQDGGRTVTGRLVNLYSSGPAPLEQRVDGTVGLLTRQVNTTVSKTGAIALRVTTAHPELSKELAASIIDQIDSLNLRTQQGRATPERVFIEQRLTVAQGELRQAEDRLTAFLEANRQIATPQLQLDRDRLSRDVAMRQQLYTSLVEAYQRARIDEVRDMPAITVLEDAELPYAPDSRRIGSTTALALALGLVLGLFLAFIRDTWRSLRRVADAESVTNESGADSVSHQRMPLRPGSRPAGTL from the coding sequence GTGTTTCGTCGAACCACCTACACGGCGACGGCGTGGTTCAGACCCCAGTCGCAGCCGTCCCAAACCCAGTCGATTGCGGGCCTCGCCTCGCAATTCGGACTGGTGCTGCCGCTGGGCGGCTCGGGAATGACTCCGCAGGCGTACGCCGACCTTGCGACGGCCAGGGAGGTGTTACGACCCGTATCACTTTCCTCCTATACTTATCAGGACGGTGGACGAACCGTGACGGGTCGACTGGTCAATCTTTACAGCTCTGGCCCCGCGCCTCTCGAACAGCGTGTCGACGGAACGGTCGGCCTGCTCACGAGGCAGGTAAACACGACAGTGTCCAAGACTGGAGCTATCGCGCTTCGGGTCACCACCGCACATCCGGAGCTCTCAAAGGAACTCGCAGCGAGCATAATTGATCAAATCGACAGCTTGAATCTCCGTACACAACAGGGTCGTGCCACACCTGAGCGGGTATTTATCGAACAACGCCTCACGGTAGCTCAAGGCGAGCTACGCCAGGCTGAGGACCGTCTCACTGCCTTTCTCGAGGCAAATCGTCAAATTGCGACGCCGCAGCTGCAGTTAGATCGGGATCGCCTCAGCCGAGATGTTGCAATGCGACAACAGCTTTACACGTCGCTCGTCGAGGCATACCAACGAGCTCGGATAGACGAAGTACGCGATATGCCGGCGATCACTGTTCTCGAGGACGCGGAACTTCCCTACGCGCCCGACTCGCGACGGATTGGATCGACGACCGCGCTCGCACTTGCACTGGGTCTGGTGCTGGGTCTCTTTCTGGCGTTCATTCGCGACACTTGGCGCAGTTTGCGCAGAGTTGCGGACGCGGAGTCGGTGACGAACGAATCTGGGGCTGATAGTGTTTCACACCAGCGGATGCCGCTTAGACCTGGTTCGAGACCGGCGGGGACGCTGTAA
- a CDS encoding glycosyltransferase family 4 protein, translating into MVAIVADIQVPGQGLLPRTILRLLDFQLQIRTLPLFDGLVVLTKAVVEDFAPAVPCMELDGAVPESLMDPLQLIDREADGDSRCIIMYAGGLSELKGVPLLLSAFAMLDGEGFELWVTGRGPLEALVRQAADHDARITYWGFPAQEKLHELYARADVLVNPHSASTESARYLFPSKLIEYLATGVPVVSTCSTPAVQACYGDVAVVSGDGAPASLAEGLRRVASMSRLERRAIGRRGRSFVLREKSWRGQVDRVSAFVGALVEHRGTSTK; encoded by the coding sequence GTGGTCGCAATCGTCGCCGATATTCAGGTCCCGGGGCAGGGACTGCTACCCAGGACAATTCTGCGACTTCTGGACTTCCAACTTCAAATTCGTACACTGCCGCTATTTGACGGGCTTGTGGTCCTCACGAAAGCAGTGGTGGAGGATTTTGCTCCGGCGGTTCCATGTATGGAACTGGACGGTGCCGTACCGGAATCCTTGATGGACCCGTTGCAGTTGATCGACCGCGAGGCCGATGGTGATTCGCGCTGCATCATTATGTATGCGGGTGGCTTGTCGGAGTTAAAGGGGGTGCCATTGCTCCTGTCGGCGTTTGCCATGCTTGATGGCGAGGGGTTCGAGCTTTGGGTCACTGGCCGCGGCCCTTTGGAAGCGCTTGTTCGCCAGGCTGCCGATCACGACGCCAGGATCACGTATTGGGGGTTTCCGGCGCAGGAGAAGCTCCACGAGTTATATGCCCGGGCCGATGTCTTGGTCAACCCGCATTCGGCATCGACCGAGTCTGCGCGCTATCTTTTTCCATCCAAGCTGATAGAGTATCTGGCAACCGGTGTCCCAGTGGTATCCACGTGCAGTACACCGGCGGTACAAGCGTGCTATGGCGATGTTGCTGTGGTGTCGGGCGACGGCGCGCCAGCGAGTTTGGCAGAGGGGTTGCGAAGGGTAGCGAGCATGTCGAGGCTCGAGCGGCGCGCTATTGGACGCCGTGGTAGGTCGTTTGTACTGAGAGAGAAGAGCTGGCGCGGACAAGTCGATCGGGTCTCTGCTTTCGTGGGCGCACTAGTCGAGCATCGAGGGACATCAACGAAGTGA
- a CDS encoding capsule assembly Wzi family protein, producing the protein MPIYSNRVTRNTIRKAIRAALAGGIGLVVMSQTAIAQSESSVAGARGGIPAGFELDNYVRYLQTLGKVPLGAWGLRPFSAPEVDSLSKISGAHPWRTTWMFKSDSAHHFSVLPLAANVGFNSAFPWGSNDGAVWAGRGATTSLQGGVAAAWGPISLVLDPVVFSAQNSSFKLQPNGQTGNGRFANGDFPSEVDLPQRFGDGAYSRFDWGQSTLRIDWFGVSAGFSTANQYWGPATVFPVILGNNAAGIPHAFLGTERPTNIGIGKVQARVVYGLERQSAFSPVVGPDTFTDANHAGTKRFMSGLVVTFSPAPIPGLELGAARFFHQAWFGSIGSAELKSPFEGILKSSLARGVALPGIDDKDALKNQIASLFGRWVLPHSGFEFYAEYGHEDHNADIRDLQSEPDHSRIAMVGFRKAFATSDTTFHALRAEYIDGTAPTLNRHRDEGLIYVHSPLRQGHTEDGQLLGADIGVGSPAGAQVAWESYSPSGRSTWYVQRIVDNNQRTLTAFDFTSANASHLFATIGYERYRFGSVADLTYGISMTRGKRDVAFPVETNINATIGIVTHLR; encoded by the coding sequence ATGCCAATTTACTCCAACAGGGTCACTCGCAACACCATCCGCAAGGCCATCCGTGCCGCCCTGGCTGGCGGCATCGGACTGGTCGTCATGTCGCAGACAGCCATCGCGCAGAGCGAATCCAGTGTTGCCGGCGCGCGAGGCGGGATTCCCGCAGGCTTCGAGCTCGACAACTACGTGCGCTATCTGCAGACGCTCGGGAAAGTGCCGTTGGGAGCGTGGGGGCTGCGACCGTTCTCCGCTCCGGAAGTCGATTCTTTGTCGAAGATTAGCGGAGCACACCCATGGCGAACGACCTGGATGTTCAAGTCCGACAGCGCACATCACTTCTCGGTTCTCCCACTCGCGGCCAACGTAGGCTTCAACAGCGCGTTTCCGTGGGGCAGCAACGACGGAGCGGTGTGGGCCGGACGTGGCGCGACTACGTCGTTGCAGGGTGGTGTTGCAGCCGCGTGGGGACCGATATCGCTGGTACTCGATCCGGTCGTGTTCAGCGCACAGAACTCGTCGTTCAAGCTCCAGCCGAACGGGCAAACCGGTAACGGACGATTTGCGAACGGGGATTTCCCCAGTGAAGTCGATCTTCCGCAGCGATTCGGCGATGGAGCTTACTCGCGTTTCGACTGGGGTCAGAGCACGTTGCGCATCGACTGGTTCGGCGTGTCGGCGGGGTTCAGTACTGCCAATCAGTACTGGGGGCCGGCGACCGTCTTTCCCGTGATACTCGGCAACAACGCCGCTGGAATTCCACATGCGTTCCTCGGAACGGAGCGGCCAACCAACATCGGAATCGGGAAGGTCCAGGCGCGGGTGGTATACGGGCTCGAGCGGCAGTCCGCGTTCTCGCCCGTCGTCGGGCCCGACACATTCACCGACGCGAATCACGCTGGAACAAAGCGCTTCATGTCGGGATTGGTGGTAACGTTCTCACCTGCGCCCATCCCCGGCCTGGAGCTGGGTGCGGCCAGGTTCTTTCACCAGGCGTGGTTCGGGAGCATAGGCTCTGCAGAGCTGAAGTCGCCGTTCGAGGGGATCCTCAAGAGCTCGCTAGCACGTGGTGTAGCGTTGCCGGGGATAGATGACAAGGACGCGTTGAAGAATCAGATCGCGTCGTTGTTCGGGCGATGGGTGTTACCGCACAGCGGATTCGAGTTCTATGCGGAGTACGGGCACGAGGATCACAACGCGGACATACGCGATCTGCAATCCGAGCCGGATCATTCACGTATCGCGATGGTGGGATTCAGGAAGGCATTTGCGACGAGTGACACGACGTTTCACGCGTTGAGAGCGGAGTATATCGACGGGACGGCACCGACGCTGAACAGGCATCGCGATGAAGGACTCATCTACGTGCACAGCCCGTTGCGGCAGGGGCATACGGAGGACGGGCAGCTGCTGGGGGCGGATATCGGAGTCGGTTCGCCGGCAGGGGCGCAGGTTGCGTGGGAGAGTTATTCACCGAGTGGGCGAAGCACTTGGTACGTGCAGCGGATCGTGGATAACAATCAGCGTACGTTAACGGCGTTCGACTTCACGTCCGCGAATGCGTCACACCTGTTTGCCACGATAGGGTATGAGCGATACCGTTTCGGGTCCGTCGCCGATCTGACGTATGGGATATCGATGACCCGAGGAAAACGTGATGTTGCATTCCCGGTGGAAACAAACATCAACGCGACGATCGGCATCGTTACCCATCTACGTTAG
- a CDS encoding GDP-mannose 4,6-dehydratase: MTGKPKTALICGASGQDGAYLSQLLIEKGYNVVGTSRDAQASTFANLHSLGIAKQVSLASMSPTDFRSVLQILQRVKPDEVYNLAGQSSVGLSFEQPVETLESIGTATLNLLEAIRFSDLPIRFYSAGSSEVFGDTDGAPANETTRFAPRSPYAVAKAAAYWQVANYREAYGLYACTGILFNHESPLRPERFVTRKIVAAACRIAAGSSEDLVLGNIEIERDWGWAAEYVEAMWMMLQRDHPDDFVIATGETRSLRDFVAEVFSNVGLNWRNHVRTDRSLLRPTDIRYGAADPAKAHSELGWHAQFRLADIARQMVYAEGNNRPV; the protein is encoded by the coding sequence ATGACTGGCAAGCCAAAGACGGCATTGATTTGCGGAGCGTCGGGACAGGACGGCGCATATCTATCGCAACTCTTAATCGAAAAGGGATACAACGTGGTGGGTACGTCACGTGATGCACAAGCCTCCACATTTGCGAATCTCCACAGCCTTGGTATCGCAAAGCAGGTCAGCCTCGCATCGATGTCCCCGACAGATTTCCGCAGTGTTCTGCAAATCCTGCAACGCGTGAAACCGGACGAAGTCTATAACTTGGCAGGCCAGAGTTCCGTCGGTCTGTCATTCGAACAACCCGTCGAAACATTGGAGAGCATAGGTACAGCAACGCTGAACTTGCTGGAGGCGATTCGCTTCAGTGATCTGCCTATACGCTTTTATAGCGCGGGATCAAGCGAAGTCTTCGGTGACACGGATGGCGCGCCGGCGAACGAAACGACACGATTCGCGCCTCGCAGCCCCTACGCGGTGGCAAAGGCCGCGGCGTACTGGCAGGTAGCCAACTACCGAGAGGCATACGGGCTCTACGCGTGCACAGGGATACTATTCAATCATGAATCTCCGCTCCGCCCTGAGCGTTTCGTAACCAGAAAGATCGTTGCCGCTGCCTGTCGAATAGCGGCTGGCAGCAGTGAGGACCTCGTGCTCGGCAACATCGAAATCGAACGCGATTGGGGATGGGCAGCTGAGTATGTCGAGGCCATGTGGATGATGTTGCAACGCGACCATCCAGATGACTTCGTAATTGCCACCGGAGAGACAAGATCGCTTCGCGATTTTGTCGCTGAGGTATTTTCAAATGTTGGTCTCAACTGGCGCAACCATGTTCGAACCGACCGGTCCTTGCTGAGGCCTACAGACATTCGCTACGGCGCGGCAGATCCAGCTAAGGCGCATAGCGAGTTGGGCTGGCATGCTCAATTTCGCCTCGCAGACATTGCAAGGCAGATGGTCTATGCGGAAGGCAATAATCGGCCCGTGTGA